The Mytilus galloprovincialis chromosome 7, xbMytGall1.hap1.1, whole genome shotgun sequence genome has a window encoding:
- the LOC143082331 gene encoding cholecystokinin receptor type A-like: protein MLIYNTKTKHLRFLMIEKPNKYYVEFTDEKMINFSNNGNISMSVSSDFTSYWSAEYVILAVYLGLFSIVGILGNIPVLIVYFHRKEQSASNTFIKALAILDLIVCSMIMPYTMIYELHLVQTDIVCRSFEFTRHFAIFASNLTLVAIAAERYIAVCRITHKMSVKNVQHGMLFIFVLSCASAGPSIGIFTVVSDYEVRDVKCKFHHDLTDGKFCHFTYSLYGQVYAVIYQGVLMVFFFVSLIIIVIFYIIIYMVLWQRTKFRKRALSRSPQGPEISEIRSSLCDKQKHDHIDTEVSRTYEFDNEDSEVITKDIQVLNNNSKLNSKKRKAEKIRRIFHHRTAKMLFLCTVIYLLTWLPFWIDIFGLTNNLVFRYLFFIGNATNPIVYGIVNGQIRKEFHNLLSRCCIGKLFGVKPRSSFSV from the coding sequence ATGCtcatttataatacaaaaacaaaacacttgaGGTTTTTAATGATCGAGAAACCGAATAAATACTATGTAGAATTTACAGACGAGAAGATGATTAACTTTTCAAACAATGGGAATATTTCAATGTCAGTGTCTTCCGACTTTACTAGTTACTGGAGCGCAGAGTATGTTATTCTGGCTGTGTACCTTGGATTGTTTTCTATTGTTGGAATACTTGGTAACATTCCGGTACTGATCGTGTACTTTCACAGGAAGGAACAGTCTGCTTCTAACACTTTTATCAAGGCTCTGGCTATTTTAGATCTTATTGTTTGCTCAATGATAATGCCATATACCATGATTTATGAACTACACCTTGTTCAAACTGACATTGTTTGTAGAAGTTTTGAATTCACGCGCCATTTTGCAATATTTGCATCCAATTTGACACTTGTTGCTATCGCTGCTGAAAGATACATTGCTGTATGTCGTATCACTCATAAAATGTCTGTGAAAAATGTACAACATGGTATGCTTTTCATCTTCGTTCTCAGTTGTGCTTCTGCTGGACCGTCAATTGGAATTTTTACTGTAGTTTCTGACTACGAGGTCCGTGACGTAAAATGTAAATTCCACCATGATCTGACTGATGGCAAATTCTGCCATTTTACATACTCTTTGTATGGTCAAGTGTATGCTGTAATTTATCAAGGTGTTCTAATGGTGTTTTTCTTTGTCAGTTTgataattattgttattttctatATCATTATTTATATGGTGCTATGGCAACGAACAAAATTCCGGAAGAGAGCTTTATCAAGAAGCCCCCAAGGTCCGGAAATATCGGAAATACGTTCTTCTCTTTGTGACAAACAAAAACATGATCACATCGATACTGAAGTTAGCAGGACCTATGAATTTGACAATGAAGATTCCGAAGTTATAACTAAAGATATACAAGTCTTAAATAACAATTCAAAACTGAATTCAAAGAAAAGAAAGGCTGAAAAAATTAGGCGGATTTTCCACCATCGGACAGCAAAGATGCTTTTCTtatgtacagtaatttatttattGACATGGCTGCCATTTTGGATTGATATTTTCGGACTTACAAATAACTTAGTTTTCAGATATCTTTTTTTCATAGGAAATGCAACCAATCCAATTGTATACGGAATTGTAAACGGTCAAATTCGGAAAGAATTTCACAATCTCTTGTCACGATGTTGTATAGGTAAACTGTTTGGAGTAAAACCAAGGAGTTCCTTTTCCGTGTAA